A window of Psychroflexus sp. ALD_RP9 contains these coding sequences:
- a CDS encoding 2OG-Fe(II) oxygenase translates to MTKPLLSELVSAETNSTYEAIINDLQLKHFSCVDHFFKPELIYQLRQQLLDKYQQDDLKKAAIGNRTNETIINSIRGDYIQWINHQSKNTIEAAFFNKINHFIEYLNRTCFMGILHREFHYAVYPEGTFYKRHLDSFQSDQRRKLSMVLYLNDHHWSIKNGGELVIYTHQNTTETIIPKPGRLVVFESQLLEHEVKTVNSGKRLSITGWLKTR, encoded by the coding sequence ATGACAAAGCCTTTACTTTCTGAGTTAGTTTCAGCTGAAACCAATTCAACTTACGAAGCCATTATTAATGATTTACAATTGAAGCACTTCAGTTGTGTAGACCATTTTTTTAAACCAGAGTTGATATATCAACTTCGGCAACAATTACTTGACAAATATCAACAAGACGATTTAAAAAAAGCAGCAATTGGTAATCGCACAAACGAAACGATTATTAACTCTATACGTGGCGATTATATTCAATGGATTAATCACCAATCTAAAAACACCATTGAAGCGGCTTTTTTTAATAAAATTAATCACTTTATAGAATACCTCAACCGTACTTGTTTTATGGGGATATTACATCGTGAATTTCACTATGCCGTATATCCTGAAGGCACATTTTATAAACGGCATTTAGACAGCTTTCAAAGTGATCAACGCCGAAAATTATCGATGGTTTTGTATTTAAATGATCATCACTGGAGCATTAAAAATGGCGGTGAATTAGTTATTTATACCCACCAAAACACTACTGAAACAATTATTCCAAAACCAGGAAGACTAGTCGTTTTTGAAAGCCAGTTGCTCGAACATGAAGTTAAAACAGTTAATAGCGGAAAGCGACTTAGTATTACAGGTTGGCTAAAAACACGTTAA
- a CDS encoding ChaN family lipoprotein, which produces MTSKTAFRLIIMIVFCANQLSFSQHKQAYQLYNSNGEKFDYKKMIDSLAAADVVLFGEFHNSAVAHWLQIEVTKDLHQNNLNMVLGAEMFEADQQPAVNAYLSKELNEKQLRDSIKLWPNFKTDYKPLLDFAQQNKLDFIATNIPRRFANDVYKKGGFSSLDRLTPKQLKWVAPRPIKFDPELPGYKAMLEMMGDHASIDMVKAQAIKDATMAHFILENTQINQIFLHFNGSYHSNNFDGIYWYLKQHQPEMNILTITTVEQANINQLDAENKQLANFIICVDEDVTKTY; this is translated from the coding sequence AAAACAGCTTTTCGTTTAATTATAATGATTGTGTTTTGTGCCAATCAGTTAAGTTTTAGTCAGCATAAACAAGCTTATCAGCTCTATAATTCAAATGGCGAAAAATTTGACTACAAAAAAATGATTGATAGTTTAGCTGCTGCTGATGTTGTCCTCTTCGGAGAGTTTCATAATAGTGCTGTAGCGCATTGGCTACAAATTGAAGTAACTAAAGATTTACACCAAAATAACTTAAATATGGTGTTAGGTGCAGAAATGTTTGAAGCCGACCAACAACCTGCCGTTAATGCTTATTTAAGCAAGGAACTAAATGAGAAACAACTTAGAGATAGCATTAAATTATGGCCAAATTTTAAAACTGATTACAAACCCTTATTAGATTTTGCTCAGCAAAATAAACTTGACTTTATTGCGACTAATATTCCGCGAAGATTTGCCAACGATGTTTATAAAAAAGGAGGCTTTTCAAGTCTTGATCGTTTAACCCCAAAGCAGCTAAAATGGGTTGCGCCACGTCCAATTAAATTTGATCCAGAATTACCTGGCTATAAAGCTATGCTTGAAATGATGGGTGATCATGCAAGTATAGATATGGTAAAAGCCCAAGCGATTAAAGACGCTACGATGGCGCATTTTATTTTAGAAAACACACAAATCAATCAAATTTTCCTACATTTTAATGGAAGTTATCATTCTAATAATTTTGATGGAATTTATTGGTACCTCAAACAACATCAACCTGAAATGAACATTCTTACTATTACAACTGTTGAGCAAGCTAATATTAACCAGCTTGATGCTGAAAACAAACAACTGGCTAATTTTATTATTTGTGTAGATGAAGATGTCACGAAAACTTATTAA